Proteins encoded in a region of the Paenibacillus sp. W2I17 genome:
- a CDS encoding expansin EXLX1 family cellulose-binding protein, translating to MLLSLVLFALPASAAWNDTYQGYATYTGSGYSGGAVLLDPIPADMKITALNPFQLNYNGVKAALAGAYLEVQGPKGKTTVYVTDLYPEGASGALDLSPNAFNLIGDPKAGKIDISWKVVKAPIQGNVSYRIKEGSSQWWAAIQVRNHKYPVLKFEVKQKDGTWLNLEKQDYNHFLGTGLGKEKLNVRITDIRGQVLNDTIPALPNDGSGGAYIVPGNVQFPD from the coding sequence ATGTTGCTCAGTCTCGTATTATTTGCTCTACCTGCATCTGCTGCTTGGAACGATACATATCAGGGTTACGCGACGTATACGGGCTCAGGTTACTCGGGAGGTGCAGTATTGCTTGATCCCATCCCGGCGGACATGAAGATTACTGCACTTAATCCGTTCCAACTCAATTATAACGGTGTCAAAGCCGCTTTAGCGGGAGCCTATCTCGAGGTGCAGGGTCCTAAAGGCAAAACAACCGTCTATGTAACAGACCTCTATCCAGAAGGCGCCAGCGGAGCGCTGGATCTCTCACCGAATGCCTTTAACCTGATCGGTGACCCAAAGGCAGGCAAAATCGATATCAGTTGGAAAGTGGTCAAAGCTCCAATTCAAGGCAACGTCTCCTATCGGATCAAGGAAGGCAGCAGTCAGTGGTGGGCAGCCATTCAGGTTCGTAATCACAAATATCCGGTGCTGAAGTTCGAAGTGAAACAGAAGGATGGCACGTGGCTCAATCTTGAAAAGCAAGACTATAATCATTTCCTCGGAACTGGACTGGGCAAAGAAAAACTAAACGTTCGTATTACCGATATTCGCGGTCAGGTATTAAATGACACGATCCCGGCTCTGCCTAATGATGGGTCAGGCGGAGCATATATCGTACCGGGCAATGTACAGTTTCCCGATTGA